A window of Clostridium botulinum BKT015925 contains these coding sequences:
- a CDS encoding sensor histidine kinase, with the protein MNIVEDFIVSILELILIMYLWNKFCLRDKSSIYKNIVILVLSSGVISVCIYMNLNVIFSYLIIIFIGSITYEKNIFKTILEFCIFLAMDMMLQLIDVCILTNLIGIKYKANFNQNASIVLFNLTFVVALYNLVLKNKRIYVKHINKRLIGCFIVNYGLYITISKLIWEYDKNIILRHVFSYATILTVIFLIQVYLYRYIIKVTEYKKELEVRNKYLPIIESITEDIRTRQHDFKNYINTINGFIQICSKDELMDRLKEYIGNLNSSNKDIEDIMYINNTVVKAIIYSKVREAQKYNIDFSYNIENNFLEDILKDYEISNILNNILNNAFEVVREQENNRIVILNILCENNNNIIEIRNNGKHIESNDFYNIFKKGFSTKSGTKRGYGLYNVKKIVDLNKGKIQLFSENNFTIFKILF; encoded by the coding sequence TTGAATATAGTTGAAGATTTTATAGTTTCAATTTTAGAATTAATATTAATAATGTATTTATGGAATAAATTTTGTTTAAGAGATAAAAGCAGTATATATAAAAACATAGTAATACTAGTTTTAAGTTCAGGTGTTATATCAGTTTGTATTTATATGAATTTAAATGTTATATTTTCATACTTGATAATTATATTTATTGGAAGTATTACCTATGAAAAAAACATTTTTAAAACAATATTAGAATTTTGTATATTTTTAGCCATGGATATGATGTTACAGTTGATAGATGTATGCATATTAACTAATTTAATAGGCATTAAATACAAAGCTAATTTTAACCAGAATGCTAGTATAGTATTATTCAATTTAACATTTGTAGTAGCCTTATATAATTTAGTATTAAAAAATAAAAGAATTTATGTTAAACATATTAATAAAAGATTAATTGGCTGCTTTATTGTTAATTATGGTCTTTATATTACAATATCAAAACTTATTTGGGAATATGATAAAAATATTATTTTAAGGCATGTGTTTTCATATGCAACTATTTTAACAGTGATATTCTTAATACAAGTATATTTATATAGGTATATAATAAAAGTTACAGAATATAAAAAGGAACTGGAGGTAAGAAACAAATATCTCCCTATCATTGAAAGCATAACGGAAGACATAAGGACGCGTCAGCATGATTTTAAAAATTATATAAATACTATAAATGGATTCATACAAATATGTAGTAAAGATGAATTAATGGATAGATTAAAGGAATATATAGGAAATCTTAATTCATCAAATAAAGATATAGAAGATATTATGTATATAAATAATACTGTAGTGAAAGCCATAATATATAGCAAAGTACGTGAAGCTCAAAAATATAATATAGATTTTTCATATAACATAGAAAATAATTTTTTAGAAGATATATTAAAAGATTATGAGATTTCAAATATACTAAATAATATATTAAATAATGCTTTTGAAGTTGTAAGAGAACAAGAAAATAATAGGATAGTTATCTTAAATATATTATGTGAAAATAACAATAACATCATAGAGATTAGAAATAATGGAAAGCATATAGAATCAAATGATTTCTATAATATATTTAAAAAAGGCTTTTCAACTAAATCCGGTACCAAAAGAGGGTATGGTCTTTATAATGTAAAAAAAATAGTTGATCTAAATAAGGGAAAGATTCAACTATTTTCTGAGAATAACTTTACTATATTTAAAATATTATTTTAA
- a CDS encoding dicarboxylate/amino acid:cation symporter: protein MKKTKKISLAIKILLALAVGIIFGVIANMFFPKEINDGISKWILSPLGEMFLRSIKMLVVPLVLCSLICGVASIGDVKKLGRVGVKTIIYFLFTTAFAIVLAMLVANFMNPGRGIGINLAVGSSVAKTTKPPFIMDMFVNMIPTNPIESMVKGDMLQIIVFAILFGVCITLIGEKAKPLSNIVSEINEVLLKMINVIMIAAPVGVFALISKVIIFQGVSALIPLLKYLVTVTVALTLQVVIVYAPSLKILGGVNPIKFFKKFWPVMLVAFSTSSSNASIPMSLKTCEEKMGASKGIASFTIPLGSTVNMDGTSIMQGVGTVFIAQLVGVNLTLHQMLMVVLTATLASIGTAGVPGAGVVMLSMVLEQVGLPLEGIALVLSVDRIVDMLRTVVNVTGNAATTIIMCNSEKELDLNIYNDKI from the coding sequence ATGAAGAAAACTAAAAAGATATCTTTGGCTATAAAGATACTTTTAGCTTTAGCGGTGGGAATAATTTTTGGCGTAATTGCAAATATGTTTTTCCCTAAAGAAATTAATGATGGAATAAGTAAATGGATTTTATCTCCTCTAGGAGAAATGTTTTTAAGATCCATAAAAATGTTAGTAGTACCTCTTGTTTTATGTTCATTGATATGCGGGGTAGCTAGTATTGGAGATGTAAAAAAATTAGGAAGAGTAGGGGTTAAGACAATAATATATTTCCTATTCACTACAGCTTTTGCAATAGTTCTTGCTATGCTAGTAGCTAATTTTATGAATCCTGGACGTGGTATAGGAATAAACTTAGCGGTTGGAAGTAGTGTAGCTAAGACTACAAAGCCACCGTTCATTATGGACATGTTTGTAAATATGATTCCAACGAATCCTATTGAGTCAATGGTAAAAGGTGATATGTTACAAATAATAGTTTTTGCAATATTATTTGGAGTATGCATAACCTTAATAGGTGAAAAGGCTAAACCACTTTCAAACATAGTATCTGAAATAAATGAAGTACTTTTAAAAATGATAAATGTTATTATGATTGCTGCACCAGTAGGTGTATTTGCGCTTATATCAAAAGTTATAATTTTTCAAGGCGTGAGTGCATTAATACCGCTTTTAAAATATCTTGTTACGGTTACAGTAGCGCTTACATTACAAGTGGTTATAGTATATGCACCGTCATTAAAAATTTTAGGTGGAGTAAACCCTATAAAGTTTTTTAAGAAATTTTGGCCAGTTATGTTAGTTGCGTTTAGTACTTCAAGTAGTAATGCATCTATTCCTATGAGCCTTAAAACTTGTGAAGAAAAAATGGGTGCATCAAAAGGTATTGCAAGTTTTACTATTCCTTTAGGGTCTACTGTCAATATGGATGGTACATCTATAATGCAAGGAGTTGGAACTGTATTTATAGCTCAATTAGTTGGAGTTAATTTGACATTACATCAAATGTTAATGGTAGTACTAACAGCAACACTTGCATCAATAGGAACAGCAGGAGTTCCAGGTGCTGGGGTAGTAATGTTATCTATGGTACTTGAACAGGTAGGACTTCCATTAGAAGGAATAGCACTAGTATTAAGTGTAGATAGAATAGTAGACATGCTAAGAACTGTAGTAAATGTTACAGGAAATGCAGCTACAACTATAATAATGTGTAATTCAGAAAAAGAATTAGATTTAAATATATATAATGATAAAATTTAA
- a CDS encoding sigma-54 interaction domain-containing protein, translating to MEKRQIDNILNKEENAREVLNTILDISYDGIVVVNKNGFITMLSRAYADFLQVDREDVIGEHVTNVIENTRAHIVAKTGIAESAEIQKMRGKYTIATRIPIIQNGEVQGAVGKVLFRDIKDFNLLYNKIRKMETNIRKYNEELRQSNSAIYCFDNIIGDSSKLRKSKDLAKKAALTKSNVLLIGESGTGKELFAHAIHKASDRAYGNFVKVNCAAIPSELLESELFGYEKGSFTGAKKEGKMGKFELANGGTIFLDEIGDMPLHMQAKLLRVLQEKEVEKIGAIASKCIDVRVIAATNKNLSNMVKEGSFRQDLYYRLNVVTINIPSLRERSNDIVTLTSYLLEKICKKLGKEVQGISSKAMDRLQSYSWYGNIRQLENVIERAVNVVEYDGKIKIEHLPQEITGKITEFSVKKLEDVMNKTEKETILNALRAFNGNKTQTAKALNISRTTLYEKMTKHGILF from the coding sequence ATGGAAAAACGACAAATTGATAATATATTAAATAAGGAAGAAAACGCTCGGGAAGTTTTAAATACTATATTGGATATTAGTTATGATGGAATTGTTGTTGTGAATAAAAACGGTTTCATAACTATGTTAAGTAGAGCATATGCAGATTTTCTTCAAGTGGACAGAGAAGATGTTATAGGTGAACATGTTACAAATGTAATTGAAAATACAAGAGCACATATAGTAGCCAAAACAGGGATTGCTGAGTCGGCTGAAATTCAAAAAATGAGAGGAAAGTATACTATAGCTACAAGAATACCCATAATTCAAAATGGTGAAGTTCAAGGAGCTGTAGGAAAAGTTTTATTTAGAGATATAAAAGATTTTAATTTACTCTACAATAAAATTAGAAAAATGGAAACAAATATAAGAAAGTATAATGAAGAACTTAGACAAAGCAATAGTGCCATATATTGTTTTGATAATATAATTGGAGATAGTAGTAAGCTTAGAAAATCAAAAGATTTAGCAAAAAAAGCAGCACTAACAAAATCTAATGTTCTTTTAATTGGTGAAAGTGGAACAGGAAAAGAGCTTTTTGCTCATGCTATTCATAAAGCAAGTGATAGAGCATATGGAAATTTTGTAAAGGTAAATTGTGCGGCCATACCAAGCGAACTTTTAGAATCAGAACTTTTTGGATATGAAAAAGGTTCTTTTACTGGAGCAAAAAAAGAAGGTAAGATGGGGAAATTTGAATTAGCAAATGGAGGAACTATATTTTTAGATGAAATTGGAGACATGCCATTACATATGCAAGCAAAACTTTTAAGGGTTTTGCAAGAAAAAGAGGTTGAAAAAATAGGTGCTATAGCTTCAAAATGTATAGATGTAAGGGTAATAGCTGCAACTAATAAAAATTTATCCAATATGGTTAAGGAAGGAAGCTTTCGACAAGACTTATATTATAGATTAAATGTAGTAACTATAAATATACCTTCTCTTAGGGAAAGATCAAACGATATAGTAACATTAACTAGTTATTTATTAGAGAAGATATGTAAAAAGTTAGGTAAAGAGGTACAAGGTATTAGTAGTAAAGCAATGGATAGACTTCAATCATACAGTTGGTATGGAAATATAAGACAATTAGAAAATGTTATAGAAAGGGCAGTAAATGTTGTTGAATATGATGGAAAGATAAAAATAGAACATTTGCCACAAGAGATTACGGGAAAAATAACTGAGTTTTCTGTAAAAAAGTTAGAGGATGTTATGAACAAAACAGAAAAGGAAACTATATTAAATGCTTTAAGAGCTTTTAATGGAAATAAGACTCAAACGGCTAAGGCACTAAATATAAGTAGAACTACTTTATATGAAAAGATGACTAAGCATGGTATATTATTTTAA
- a CDS encoding cyclic lactone autoinducer peptide, whose protein sequence is MKKQNNKFISCLGLCLIVLSNVISASACFGFCGEPDVPKSMLK, encoded by the coding sequence ATGAAAAAACAAAATAATAAATTTATAAGTTGTCTTGGATTATGTCTAATTGTTTTATCTAATGTAATATCAGCTTCAGCATGTTTTGGATTTTGTGGAGAACCAGATGTTCCTAAAAGTATGTTAAAATAA
- a CDS encoding acyl CoA:acetate/3-ketoacid CoA transferase yields the protein MASKVVSIEKAISMIKDGDTLVVSGFVGSAQPEGLSRGVEESFLNTGHPRELTVFYAAGQGDSKDKGINHYGYEGLVKRVIGGHWALAPKMQKLAIENKIEAYNLPQGTLSQLFRDIAGGRIGTITHVGLKTFVDPRIEGGKLNDVTKEDLVKVINIEGQERLLYKSIPSDVAFIRGSYADENGNVTLEKEVATTEVLSIAQATKNSGGKVIVQVQKLVKKGTLDPRLVKVPGIYVDAIVIVPEGEEDSWQTFDEPYRDEFCGRAVIPLDSIESAPLNERKLIARRAAMELPKNAVVNLGIGIPEGVAMVANEEGIGDTMTLTVESGPIGGVPAGARSFGASINAEAILDQPYQFDFYDGGGLDAAFLGLAQCDKAGNINVSKFGPKIAGCGGFINITQNSKVVIYCGTFTAGGLKVDIDNGKLVIVQEGKAKKFVDEVEQITFSGEYAMETGQIVKYITERAVFELRREGMVLTEIAPGVDLQKDILDQMGFKPIIPEDLKLMDERIFKDELMGLK from the coding sequence ATGGCTTCAAAAGTAGTTAGCATTGAAAAAGCTATTTCAATGATTAAAGATGGAGATACATTAGTTGTTTCTGGTTTTGTAGGATCAGCTCAGCCAGAAGGATTATCAAGAGGAGTAGAAGAAAGTTTTTTAAATACAGGACATCCAAGAGAGCTTACTGTATTCTATGCAGCAGGTCAAGGGGATTCTAAAGATAAAGGCATAAATCATTACGGCTATGAAGGACTAGTAAAAAGAGTTATAGGTGGACATTGGGCGTTAGCACCTAAAATGCAAAAGCTTGCAATTGAAAATAAAATAGAGGCATATAATTTACCACAGGGAACATTGTCTCAATTATTTAGAGATATAGCAGGTGGAAGAATAGGAACAATTACACATGTTGGTTTAAAGACATTTGTTGACCCTCGTATTGAAGGTGGAAAATTAAATGATGTAACAAAGGAAGATTTGGTTAAAGTTATTAATATAGAAGGTCAAGAAAGATTATTATATAAATCAATTCCATCAGATGTTGCATTTATAAGAGGAAGTTATGCTGATGAAAATGGAAATGTAACTCTTGAAAAAGAAGTAGCTACAACAGAAGTTTTATCAATTGCGCAAGCAACTAAAAATTCAGGTGGAAAAGTTATAGTACAAGTTCAGAAATTAGTTAAGAAAGGTACATTAGATCCAAGACTTGTTAAAGTGCCTGGAATATATGTAGATGCTATAGTTATAGTTCCAGAAGGTGAGGAAGATTCTTGGCAAACATTTGATGAACCATATAGAGATGAATTTTGTGGTAGAGCTGTAATTCCATTAGATTCAATAGAATCAGCGCCACTAAATGAAAGAAAACTTATTGCTAGAAGAGCTGCAATGGAACTACCAAAGAATGCCGTTGTAAACTTAGGTATAGGAATTCCAGAAGGAGTAGCTATGGTAGCAAACGAAGAAGGAATTGGAGATACCATGACATTAACTGTTGAATCAGGACCAATTGGTGGGGTTCCTGCAGGAGCAAGAAGTTTTGGTGCATCAATAAATGCAGAAGCAATATTAGACCAACCATATCAGTTTGATTTTTATGATGGTGGTGGACTTGATGCTGCATTTTTAGGACTTGCTCAATGTGATAAAGCAGGGAATATAAATGTTAGTAAGTTTGGACCTAAGATTGCTGGTTGTGGTGGATTCATAAACATAACTCAAAATTCTAAAGTAGTTATTTATTGCGGAACATTTACAGCTGGTGGATTAAAAGTTGATATAGATAATGGTAAATTAGTTATAGTACAAGAAGGGAAGGCTAAAAAATTTGTAGATGAAGTTGAACAGATTACGTTCAGTGGAGAATATGCAATGGAAACTGGTCAAATAGTTAAATATATTACAGAAAGAGCTGTATTTGAATTAAGAAGAGAAGGTATGGTTCTTACTGAAATAGCACCAGGAGTAGATCTTCAAAAAGATATTTTAGATCAAATGGGATTCAAACCAATAATTCCAGAAGATTTAAAATTAATGGATGAAAGAATCTTTAAAGATGAACTTATGGGACTTAAGTAA
- a CDS encoding xanthine phosphoribosyltransferase produces the protein MELLKKRILKDGEVIGEEVLKVDSFLNHQIDVELLNEIGKEFKNRFKDKEITKILTVEASGIGIACIAAQYFNVPVVFAKKHEGNNMDKETYETEVFSFTKNKLYKIRVSKKYLNKKDKVLIIDDFLANGNAACGLIDIIRQSGGEVQGLGIVIEKGFQVGRKVIEDKGVKLESLAIVDSMKNGTVVFSR, from the coding sequence ATGGAATTATTAAAAAAAAGAATTCTAAAAGATGGTGAAGTAATAGGAGAAGAAGTATTAAAAGTAGATAGTTTTTTAAATCATCAAATAGATGTTGAATTACTAAATGAAATAGGTAAAGAGTTTAAAAATAGATTTAAGGATAAAGAAATAACAAAAATACTTACTGTAGAAGCATCAGGAATAGGAATAGCTTGTATAGCAGCTCAGTATTTTAATGTTCCAGTGGTTTTTGCAAAAAAACATGAAGGAAATAATATGGACAAAGAAACATATGAGACTGAGGTATTTTCTTTTACAAAAAATAAACTATATAAAATCAGAGTATCTAAAAAGTATTTAAATAAAAAAGATAAAGTACTTATAATAGATGATTTTTTAGCTAATGGAAATGCTGCATGTGGTCTTATAGACATAATAAGACAATCAGGAGGAGAAGTGCAAGGATTAGGGATTGTCATAGAAAAAGGATTTCAAGTAGGAAGAAAAGTTATAGAAGATAAGGGTGTAAAATTAGAGTCACTAGCAATAGTTGACTCTATGAAAAATGGAACAGTTGTTTTTAGTAGATAA
- a CDS encoding ATP-binding cassette domain-containing protein — MSYIEISNLNKDIKGNNVLKDINLTLEKGSIYGFIGRNGSGKTMLFRAICGLIKPTTGQVFVDGKELHKDISFPESLGVTIEGPGFWDNYTGFKNLKILASIKNLITDDEIKKSIDKVGLDPEDLRAYKRYSLGMKQRLSIAQAIMEKPELIILDEPTNGLDEDGVNVVRKILLEQKKRGVTILIASHNKEDIEILADKKYKMDSGNLYKLD; from the coding sequence TTGAGTTATATAGAAATTTCTAATTTAAATAAAGATATTAAAGGAAATAATGTTTTAAAAGACATTAATTTAACTTTAGAAAAAGGAAGTATTTATGGATTTATTGGGAGAAATGGTTCAGGAAAAACTATGTTATTTAGAGCTATATGTGGACTTATAAAACCTACAACTGGACAAGTATTTGTGGATGGAAAAGAGTTGCATAAGGATATTTCATTTCCGGAAAGTTTGGGAGTTACAATAGAAGGTCCAGGATTCTGGGACAATTATACAGGATTTAAGAATCTTAAGATCTTGGCATCTATAAAAAATCTTATTACAGATGATGAAATAAAAAAGAGTATAGATAAAGTTGGATTGGATCCAGAAGATCTTCGTGCATATAAAAGATACTCCTTAGGGATGAAACAACGTCTTTCAATAGCTCAAGCTATTATGGAGAAACCAGAATTAATTATTTTAGATGAACCTACCAATGGTTTAGATGAGGATGGAGTTAATGTAGTAAGAAAAATATTGCTAGAGCAAAAGAAAAGAGGGGTTACCATTCTTATTGCTAGTCACAATAAAGAGGATATAGAAATTTTAGCTGATAAAAAGTATAAAATGGATTCAGGAAATCTTTATAAACTAGATTAA
- a CDS encoding XTP/dITP diphosphatase translates to MIVASNNQHKIEEIKEILKEFDLNILSLKEAGINVDVEENGTTFAENAHIKAAEIFKLVKDAMVLADDSGLMVDILNGEPGVYSARYSGEHGNDRKNNEKLLSKLKGVKFIERKAKFVCAMELIVDENTIIDVQGEVEGYILEEARGGSGFGYDPLFYVPQFNKSMAEITAEEKNSISHRGKALKNLKKSIDVL, encoded by the coding sequence ACATAAAATTGAAGAAATCAAGGAAATATTAAAAGAATTTGATTTAAATATATTATCTTTAAAAGAAGCAGGTATTAATGTAGATGTAGAGGAAAATGGAACTACTTTTGCAGAAAATGCACATATAAAGGCAGCAGAAATTTTTAAATTAGTAAAAGATGCTATGGTACTTGCCGATGATTCAGGTCTTATGGTAGATATACTAAATGGAGAGCCTGGGGTTTATTCTGCAAGATATAGTGGGGAACATGGAAATGATAGGAAAAACAATGAAAAATTACTTTCTAAGTTAAAAGGGGTTAAATTTATAGAAAGAAAAGCTAAATTTGTTTGTGCTATGGAATTAATAGTAGATGAAAATACTATCATTGATGTTCAAGGAGAAGTTGAAGGATACATATTAGAGGAAGCAAGAGGGGGAAGTGGGTTTGGCTATGATCCGTTATTTTATGTCCCTCAATTTAACAAGAGTATGGCTGAAATAACAGCAGAAGAAAAGAATTCTATAAGTCATAGAGGAAAAGCTTTAAAAAATTTAAAAAAAAGTATTGACGTTTTATAA
- a CDS encoding accessory gene regulator ArgB-like protein, translated as MLNKITLQITNYIRENSNIKNQDDLDRINYSLQAILGDLIKFIVLTIIFWGLGRLKYFLFSASILISLRIFMGGYHCRTFMRCLFTSLIIFLITSFIGPKIPILNQYTYYGLSIFSILITVIYAPFPNIKRPIKNKKRRQILKLISIFSLIVWISLLLFKLNTSSYLNCGFLTLLLQAIQIFIIPLKGGLFYEKTK; from the coding sequence ATGTTAAATAAAATCACGCTACAAATAACAAATTATATAAGAGAAAATAGTAATATTAAAAATCAAGATGATTTAGATAGAATAAATTATTCACTTCAAGCTATTTTAGGAGATTTAATAAAGTTTATAGTATTAACTATTATATTTTGGGGGTTAGGAAGGCTTAAATACTTTCTTTTTTCAGCAAGTATATTAATTTCTTTAAGAATTTTCATGGGTGGATATCATTGCAGAACCTTTATGCGGTGTTTATTTACTTCTTTAATAATATTTCTAATAACTTCATTTATAGGACCCAAAATTCCAATACTTAATCAATATACTTACTATGGACTTTCAATTTTCAGTATCTTAATTACTGTAATTTATGCACCTTTTCCAAATATAAAAAGACCTATAAAAAATAAAAAAAGAAGACAAATTTTAAAATTAATATCTATCTTCTCTTTAATAGTTTGGATAAGTTTATTATTATTTAAACTTAATACTAGCAGTTATCTAAATTGTGGATTTTTAACATTATTACTTCAAGCAATTCAAATATTTATAATACCATTGAAAGGGGGTTTATTCTATGAAAAAACAAAATAA
- a CDS encoding LytR/AlgR family response regulator transcription factor, whose protein sequence is MSMYSILIVEDDLVQSAILKTMIESLDFKLSIYQATNELEALNILNKYNIDMFFMDIDLGSSSGLELAFKIRGNPQYEFSWIIFLTTHMQYITQAFKEIHCYDYILKPYDKNEVLDMVRRIILHENKDNTSYIEKRYVSFNLKDELYIKVYIDEIIFIEVLGRMCIIHTKHRDYPVKKMSLKKILKLIDCNDIIQSHKSFVVNTKYISKIIKIDNRIYDIYFENQDYRVPLGYKFKDYVFERLNK, encoded by the coding sequence ATGTCTATGTACTCTATTTTAATAGTTGAAGATGATTTAGTTCAAAGTGCAATCCTAAAAACAATGATTGAAAGTCTAGACTTTAAGTTAAGTATTTATCAAGCTACAAATGAGCTGGAAGCTTTAAATATTTTAAATAAGTATAATATAGATATGTTTTTTATGGATATAGATCTTGGAAGTTCTTCGGGATTAGAATTAGCTTTTAAAATTAGGGGAAATCCACAATATGAGTTTAGCTGGATTATATTTTTAACTACTCATATGCAATATATAACCCAAGCGTTTAAGGAAATTCATTGTTATGATTATATTCTCAAACCTTATGATAAAAATGAAGTTTTAGATATGGTAAGGCGTATAATTTTGCATGAAAATAAGGACAATACGTCATATATTGAGAAAAGGTATGTTTCATTTAATTTAAAAGATGAATTATATATTAAAGTCTATATTGATGAAATTATTTTTATAGAAGTTTTAGGTAGAATGTGCATTATTCATACAAAACATAGAGATTATCCAGTAAAAAAAATGTCTTTGAAGAAAATCTTAAAACTAATAGATTGTAATGATATTATTCAAAGTCATAAATCATTTGTTGTAAATACTAAATATATAAGTAAAATAATTAAAATAGATAATAGAATTTATGATATTTATTTTGAAAATCAAGATTATAGAGTTCCTCTTGGGTATAAGTTTAAAGATTATGTATTTGAAAGACTAAACAAATGA